A window of the Scylla paramamosain isolate STU-SP2022 chromosome 34, ASM3559412v1, whole genome shotgun sequence genome harbors these coding sequences:
- the LOC135090129 gene encoding death-associated inhibitor of apoptosis 1-like produces MGDARFTCEQLREERCRINTYGENSNIRLKDDLAKDGFYFTQIGHKVKCAGCGLEVDSSRISSPQEVYVLHKEKSPQCQYLVSPPLPQSRTKKFTSYDSLRFEKERLETFIDWPVTWLSPADLAKDGFYYLRTADHCACVFCRGIVGAWEKGDTPREEHQRHFPLCPFIKGQPVGNIPLDQGSIISRIIPSPEASPALPLSMDVCSMDVCGSGRPMPGSYPESSPPKKTGLEGIGLPQHSGPKRKDFLSQHDREKSFSQWPEMVKQKPKELAEAGFFYCGLSDHVRCFHCGNGLRNWEKDDDPWEEHARWYPECNYVLVKKGQDFIDKVRREKPPYLRSQPVNKASSSAGVRTNITEQELDPLMELDIIQATLAMGFPSDKVRSALRRKLGQTGLPFLRLESCIEAVLLYMEEETRLALQKSSRNVEAEAAAQQGAKMEALQSTSDTHATTTTAATASTSSSSSSSSLSSSAGPSSHSDPGAVSSEEPMETESLPTSPTDDVISQADQVIGLAEQALNAAPTSSSSPTPNPSTGTSLVTSTNSTPTTPPPGTPQAPVTPSTATLGSSSSHSPNIVKKAMNNQLSDNDKPTTSGKPQTSQELAAELEKIRDSHMCKVCMDAEIDMVFLPCAHMVTCSSCALALSQCPICRNDIKYAIKPILS; encoded by the exons ATGGGTGACGCAAGGTTCACTTGTGAACAACTTCGAGAAGAGCGTTGCAGAATCAATACTTACGGAGAAAATAGTAACATACGTTTGAAAGATGACCTAGCAAAAGATGGATTTTATTTTACACAAATAGGACACAAGGTGAAGTGTGCCGGCTGTGGGCTGGAAGTGGACTCCTCCAGGATTAGTTCACCGCAGGAGGTGTATGTCCTTCACAAGGAAAAGTCTCCCCAATGTCAGTATTTGGTTTCTCCACCACTGCCTCAGAGCCGCACCAAGAAGTTTACATCATATGACAGCCTGAGATTTGAAAAGGAACGACTTGAAACCTTCATTGACTGGCCTGTTACATGGCTGAGCCCTGCTGACTTGGCCAAGGATGGCTTTTATTACCTGAGAACAGCTGACCACTGTGCATGTGTGTTCTGCAGAGGAATTGTTGGGGCATGGGAGAAGGGAGACACTCCACGGGAGGAACACCAACGTCACTTCCCACTCTGCCCTTTCATCAAGGGCCAACCAGTGGGCAACATTCCCCTAGACCAAGGCAGCATCATATCCCGCATCATCCCGAGTCCTGAGGCATCCCCAGCTCTCCCTCTCAGCATGGATGTATGTAGCATGGATGTGTGTGGCTCAGGGAGACCAATGCCAGGATCTTATCCAGAAAGCA gtccccccaagaAGACAGGCTTGGAAGGTATAGGTTTACCACAGCACTCTGGCCCAAAGCGGAAAGATTTCCTCTCTCAGCACGATCGGGAAAAGAGCTTTTCTCAGTGGCCTGAGATGGTGAAGCAGAAACCAAAAGAGCTGGCTGAGGCTGGTTTCTTCTATTGTG GTTTGAGTGACCACGTGCGATGCTTCCACTGTGGCAACGGTCTTCGTAACTGGGAGAAAGATGACGACCCATGGGAGGAACATGCAAGGTGGTACCCGGAATGTAACTACGTTCTAGTCAAAAAGGGACAGGACTTTATTGACAAG GTGAGGCGAGAAAAACCACCATACCTGCGGTCTCAACCAGTCAACAAAGCCAGTTCATCTGCTGGGGTTCGGACAAACATCACTGAGCAAGAACTTGACCCTCTCATGGAACTGGACATCATCCAGGCCACATTAGCTATGGGCTTTCCATCAGACAAGGTTCGATCAGCCCTGCGCAGAAAATTAGGACAGACAGGCCTGCCATTCCTCAGACTGGAGTCTTGCATTGAAGCTGTCCTTCTGTACATGGAGGAGGAGACCCGCCTAGCCCTTCAGAAATCATCCAGGAATGTGGAGGCAGAAGCAGCAGCTCAGCAGGGAGCCAAGATGGAGGCATTGCAATCAACTAGTGACACAcatgctactaccaccactgctgccactgcttctacttcctcctcctcatcttcttcttctttatcttcatcagCTGGTCCTTCCTCCCACTCTGATCCAGGGGCAGTGAGTTCAGAGGAGCCCATGGAGACAGAATCATTACCCACGTCTCCAACTGATGATGTCATAAGCCAAGCAGATCAGGTCATTGGCTTGGCAGAACAGGCTCTCAATGCTGCccccacttcttcctcttcaccaacCCCAAACCCTTCAACAGGTACCTCTCTAGTCACCTCTACCAACTCTACtcccaccactcctcctcctggaaCCCCCCAAGCTCCTGTCACTCCCTCCACTGCTACTCTTGGCTCATCCTCCTCACATTCTCCCAATATTGTGAAGAAGGCAATGAACAATCAGCTCTCTGACAACGACAAGCCTACCACTTCAGGAAAACCCCAGACTT CCCAGGAACTTGCTGCAGAGCTTGAGAAGATCAGAGACTCCCACATGTGTAAAGTATGCATGGATGCTGAGATTGACATGGTGTTCCTCCCCTGCGCACACATGGTGACCTGCTCATCATGTGCTCTCGCCCTCTCCCAGTGCCCCATCTGCCGCAATGATATAAAATATGCCATCAAACCCATCCTTTCTTGA
- the LOC135090131 gene encoding acyl-coenzyme A diphosphatase FITM2-like isoform X1 has translation MKSAQEAHITEPVLRGITPRRPLRQDMTHLQASEESDDVKEEKNSQSWLSVWENIVCWCRKYLLISSNAKIAYYLTTLLALSNIQHYVDLPHLEGLTGKHSVLNQVFVKKGWGFTLAVFLPYRFASLFLHPKLRVSLTQLVVRSALTTFFFFIWCQVLFPAIDNFSATCIAGNETLTLTKAECLSNEGWQYFSFDISGHSYLLIYCVLIMMEESKEIIYFVWLKGQLFGEAVKNRKEDSNWPDLDEKQLKSLRTRFPKVSPVVAVTFFNMCALALLWDFMLLVTTLYYHTFAEKVIGTVLALLMWAFLYRGAFPWLFSLKIFGS, from the exons ATGAAGTCTGCCCAGGAGGCGCACATCACGGAGCCAGTGTTGAG AGGCATCACCCCAAGGCGTCCCCTCAGACAGGACATGACTCATCTGCAGGCCTCAGAAGAGTCTG atgatgtcaaggaagagaaaaacagtcAGTCTTGGCTATCAGTTTGGGAGAACATTGTCTGCTGGTGCAGGAAGtacctcctcatttcttccaaTGCCAAAATTGCTTACTACCTCACCACCCTCCTGGCACTGTCCAACATCCAGCACTATGTGGATTTGCCTCACTTGGAGGGCCTTACAGGGAAGCACAGTGTCCTCAACCAG GTGTTTGTTAAAAAGGGTTGGGGTTTCACCCTTGCTGTGTTCCTTCCCTACCGCTttgcctccctcttccttcatccgaAGTTGAGGGTTAGTTTGACACAGCTCGTTGTCCGTTCAGCACTGAcaaccttctttttcttcatctggtGTCAG GTTCTATTCCCTGCCATTGATAACTTCTCAGCTACCTGTATTGCTGGGAATGAAACATTGACCCTGACCAAGGCTGAGTGCTTGAGTAATGAAGGATGGCAGTACTTCTCCTTTGACATATCAGGACATTCATACCTCCTCATATACTGTGTCTTGATTATGAtggaagagagtaaagaaataaTTTACTTTGTCTGGCTTAAAGGACAGCTGTTTGGTGAAGCTGTtaaaaatagaaaggaggaCAGCAACTGGCCTGATCTAGATGAGAAGCAACTTAAGTCCTTAAGGACAAGATTCCCCAAAGTGTCTCCAGTTGTGGCTGTCACCTTCTTTAACATGTGTGCTTTGGCATTGCTCTGGGACTTCATGCTCCTGGTGACCACACTTTACTACCATACGTTTGCAGAGAAGGTGATTGGCACTGTACTTGCCCTTCTTATGTGGGCCTTCCTGTACAGGGGAGCCTTTCCTTGGTTGTTTTCACTGAAGATATTTGGATCCTAG
- the LOC135090131 gene encoding acyl-coenzyme A diphosphatase FITM2-like isoform X2, whose protein sequence is MTHLQASEESDDVKEEKNSQSWLSVWENIVCWCRKYLLISSNAKIAYYLTTLLALSNIQHYVDLPHLEGLTGKHSVLNQVFVKKGWGFTLAVFLPYRFASLFLHPKLRVSLTQLVVRSALTTFFFFIWCQVLFPAIDNFSATCIAGNETLTLTKAECLSNEGWQYFSFDISGHSYLLIYCVLIMMEESKEIIYFVWLKGQLFGEAVKNRKEDSNWPDLDEKQLKSLRTRFPKVSPVVAVTFFNMCALALLWDFMLLVTTLYYHTFAEKVIGTVLALLMWAFLYRGAFPWLFSLKIFGS, encoded by the exons ATGACTCATCTGCAGGCCTCAGAAGAGTCTG atgatgtcaaggaagagaaaaacagtcAGTCTTGGCTATCAGTTTGGGAGAACATTGTCTGCTGGTGCAGGAAGtacctcctcatttcttccaaTGCCAAAATTGCTTACTACCTCACCACCCTCCTGGCACTGTCCAACATCCAGCACTATGTGGATTTGCCTCACTTGGAGGGCCTTACAGGGAAGCACAGTGTCCTCAACCAG GTGTTTGTTAAAAAGGGTTGGGGTTTCACCCTTGCTGTGTTCCTTCCCTACCGCTttgcctccctcttccttcatccgaAGTTGAGGGTTAGTTTGACACAGCTCGTTGTCCGTTCAGCACTGAcaaccttctttttcttcatctggtGTCAG GTTCTATTCCCTGCCATTGATAACTTCTCAGCTACCTGTATTGCTGGGAATGAAACATTGACCCTGACCAAGGCTGAGTGCTTGAGTAATGAAGGATGGCAGTACTTCTCCTTTGACATATCAGGACATTCATACCTCCTCATATACTGTGTCTTGATTATGAtggaagagagtaaagaaataaTTTACTTTGTCTGGCTTAAAGGACAGCTGTTTGGTGAAGCTGTtaaaaatagaaaggaggaCAGCAACTGGCCTGATCTAGATGAGAAGCAACTTAAGTCCTTAAGGACAAGATTCCCCAAAGTGTCTCCAGTTGTGGCTGTCACCTTCTTTAACATGTGTGCTTTGGCATTGCTCTGGGACTTCATGCTCCTGGTGACCACACTTTACTACCATACGTTTGCAGAGAAGGTGATTGGCACTGTACTTGCCCTTCTTATGTGGGCCTTCCTGTACAGGGGAGCCTTTCCTTGGTTGTTTTCACTGAAGATATTTGGATCCTAG